From one Leptospira andrefontaineae genomic stretch:
- a CDS encoding FAD-dependent oxidoreductase has product MESNKIIDVLIVGAGPTGTSLAIDLVRRGLDVRIIDKAPHAFQGSRAKGIQPRTLEVFDDFEVITDILSQGSLYPLLGIHLGPITIPWPMFKNKRATASTPYPNTWLIPQYTTDSALHNQLKKLGRNVDFGRKLIGFTQGLEAVVSRVSFSNGEEEIISRYLVGADGGSSEVRQQLGVNFIGSTDEQDRILIVDAITTGLSRNRWHVWPGRNGKFVGACPLPNSQLFQWMIRLAPEEEPPESLIDINRRIQSHTRNLRIVLKEMKWRSVFRPNIRLAEVYRSKRVFISGDAAHVHTPAGAQGLNTGIQDAYNLGWKLAQVLAGASDDLLDTYEMERRPIAASVLGLSTKKYNGISNLDPSSIRRGKDEQQLTLTYHGGPLASSASDRTNTLESGDRAPDAFLFDSKGKGVRLFDLFRGSHFTLIAYGNRAARDLARINWPVNGAQLKRIVVNSSWILQADYVLNDLKHTFESVYSPPDDTLILIRPDGYIAHISSSEDLNSLYNSIHKMTPNAEFSGERAGESNITNKPFSHERGYRAN; this is encoded by the coding sequence ATGGAAAGTAATAAGATTATCGATGTTCTGATCGTTGGCGCTGGGCCAACAGGAACTTCTTTAGCTATTGACCTCGTTCGTCGGGGTCTTGATGTAAGGATCATTGATAAGGCACCACATGCTTTTCAGGGATCACGCGCAAAAGGCATTCAGCCTCGTACCTTAGAAGTATTCGATGATTTTGAAGTAATTACAGATATTCTTTCACAAGGCAGTCTCTATCCATTATTGGGAATTCATCTTGGTCCGATTACGATTCCGTGGCCGATGTTTAAAAATAAACGAGCTACAGCATCTACTCCTTATCCAAATACTTGGTTAATTCCGCAATATACTACGGATAGCGCCCTGCACAACCAGCTTAAGAAACTTGGTCGTAATGTAGACTTCGGACGAAAACTCATAGGGTTTACGCAGGGGCTTGAGGCCGTTGTTTCTCGTGTTTCCTTCTCAAATGGTGAAGAGGAGATTATATCCCGTTACCTAGTTGGAGCTGACGGTGGCTCGAGTGAAGTGCGACAGCAATTAGGAGTGAATTTTATTGGATCAACGGATGAACAAGATCGAATATTAATCGTAGATGCTATCACGACAGGGTTATCAAGAAATAGATGGCATGTTTGGCCAGGAAGAAACGGAAAGTTTGTTGGCGCTTGTCCTTTGCCCAACAGTCAGTTATTCCAATGGATGATTCGGCTTGCGCCAGAAGAGGAGCCTCCGGAGAGCCTAATAGACATTAATCGAAGGATCCAGTCTCACACACGTAATCTGAGAATTGTGCTCAAAGAAATGAAATGGAGATCAGTGTTTCGTCCGAACATTCGTCTCGCGGAAGTCTATCGTAGTAAGCGTGTCTTTATTTCTGGTGACGCTGCTCATGTTCATACACCGGCCGGTGCCCAGGGATTAAATACCGGGATTCAAGATGCATATAACTTAGGGTGGAAACTCGCACAAGTGTTAGCTGGTGCAAGCGACGATCTTCTGGATACTTATGAAATGGAACGACGCCCAATCGCCGCCTCGGTACTCGGGCTATCAACGAAAAAGTATAATGGAATTTCGAACCTGGATCCTTCTAGTATACGTCGTGGAAAAGATGAGCAACAGCTGACACTAACATATCATGGTGGACCTCTGGCATCTAGTGCTAGTGATCGAACAAACACTCTTGAGAGCGGAGACAGAGCACCGGATGCTTTCTTATTTGATTCGAAAGGTAAAGGAGTCCGGTTATTCGATCTTTTTCGAGGATCTCATTTTACTCTCATCGCATATGGTAACCGAGCGGCCAGAGATCTTGCTCGTATTAATTGGCCTGTGAATGGTGCGCAATTAAAACGAATCGTAGTGAATTCATCATGGATACTTCAAGCTGATTATGTTTTGAATGATTTGAAACACACTTTTGAAAGTGTCTATAGTCCACCGGATGATACATTGATTCTTATACGTCCAGATGGGTATATAGCTCACATTTCATCAAGTGAAGACTTAAACTCTCTGTATAATTCAATACACAAAATGACACCCAACGCTGAATTCTCCGGCGAACGAGCGGGTGAAAGCAATATAACTAATAAACCTTTTTCACATGAGCGTGGATATCGTGCCAACTAA
- a CDS encoding MFS transporter: MSVDIVPTNQTNTDFGYESVKLEFKNGPPRWVAPRDLSFLFVAFAFIVVMLGTTLPTPLYVFYQRKLGFSTFMSTMIFSAYSFGVLVALILFGRASDTVGRRPILLLGLVCSFLSSSVFLGANELTALFVGRVFSGLSAGIFTGTATATLVDLTEQGGSEHASLVATLANMGGLGLGPLMAGLLAEYYPSPLLLPFKFHLGLLLFATIGLWVIPEPILTKNRLKFSIVRLAIPLSMRSIFIKAATAGFAGFAVLGLFTAVVPLFLSKLLMQTSPALSGYMACSIFVASAIGQITLGRSLGNLAIPVGCALLMIGMVFFSTSLITGSIVFLSSTAIVAGLGQGVILRASIAAINEKAPQEKRASIASSFFLILYLAISLPVIGVGFGADIVGFRFAGIFFSCVVIFLSVIALIAILHTKRIQ, translated from the coding sequence ATGAGCGTGGATATCGTGCCAACTAATCAAACGAATACAGACTTTGGATATGAGTCAGTAAAATTGGAATTTAAAAATGGGCCGCCGCGTTGGGTAGCACCACGCGATTTATCATTTTTGTTTGTTGCGTTTGCCTTCATCGTAGTAATGCTCGGAACAACTTTACCTACCCCTCTATACGTCTTCTATCAGAGAAAGTTAGGCTTCTCTACATTTATGAGTACTATGATATTTTCAGCTTACTCGTTTGGCGTACTCGTTGCACTTATACTATTTGGGCGAGCATCGGATACGGTAGGTCGCAGGCCTATCTTGCTCTTGGGACTTGTTTGTTCATTTCTTAGCTCTTCCGTCTTTTTAGGAGCCAATGAACTTACTGCGCTATTTGTTGGTCGTGTCTTCTCTGGATTATCGGCAGGCATTTTCACAGGAACTGCTACTGCCACTCTTGTTGATCTTACTGAACAAGGTGGTTCAGAGCACGCGTCGCTTGTTGCCACATTAGCTAATATGGGAGGGCTCGGTCTTGGTCCATTAATGGCTGGTTTACTCGCTGAATATTATCCATCACCATTGCTGTTGCCGTTCAAATTTCATTTGGGCTTATTATTATTCGCAACTATTGGATTATGGGTAATACCTGAACCTATTTTAACAAAAAATAGGTTAAAGTTTAGCATAGTGAGATTGGCTATTCCTTTATCAATGCGATCGATTTTCATAAAAGCTGCAACTGCTGGATTTGCGGGGTTCGCAGTGTTAGGATTGTTTACGGCAGTTGTCCCTTTATTTCTATCTAAATTGCTTATGCAAACTTCACCTGCACTTTCTGGCTATATGGCTTGTTCGATCTTTGTCGCATCTGCGATAGGACAAATAACGCTTGGGAGGTCTCTGGGTAATTTGGCAATTCCCGTTGGCTGCGCCTTGCTTATGATCGGGATGGTATTCTTTTCGACTTCTCTTATTACTGGATCCATAGTCTTTTTATCCTCCACTGCTATTGTTGCTGGGCTTGGGCAGGGAGTCATATTGCGCGCAAGTATCGCAGCGATAAATGAGAAGGCTCCACAAGAAAAGCGTGCGAGTATAGCCTCCTCTTTCTTTCTCATTCTATACTTAGCAATCTCATTACCAGTAATTGGCGTCGGTTTTGGCGCCGATATTGTCGGATTCAGGTTTGCTGGAATCTTCTTTAGTTGTGTTGTGATTTTTTTATCTGTAATTGCTCTTATTGCAATACTTCATACTAAAAGAATTCAATAA
- a CDS encoding amidohydrolase family protein, which produces MKRILLRGAVVVTMSPNRPDSEHLDILIEDGLISKMDPHLEVYADEIVDFKDRILIPGLINAHIHSWQAALRCAGADWTLLEYLANAHAGLSSKYNPKDMYIAALFCALNQINCGTTTIGDWCHNARTPTYADQTIQGLDDSGIRAVYFNGTPHRIREAIHPIQEIDRLMRILKNHKLISVGMAIPGPQYSKLHVAKTDLINAKDRDIIVSMHQSGGLPGAAWKAVLDANLIGPHVNIVHGCDLPDEWIRLFVQAGATFTSTPENELSQGHGLPLTGRLLRYGTAPSIGTDTDTVVSGEVLVAARIALAHQRGQDHQQSLQETGLFSASPTITSKDALSWLTVEGARALGLADSVGRLEPGMQADIVAIDTRNLNLWPAHDPVATALQANMANIEAVMIAGRWRKREHTLIDVDTSSLRSKLFDSGQRLLGTLQSPGIVTRLRQKVVREVLMKKLRKKIESL; this is translated from the coding sequence ATGAAACGGATCCTGTTGCGAGGTGCTGTAGTAGTGACAATGTCACCAAATCGTCCAGATTCAGAACACCTTGATATTCTTATAGAAGATGGACTTATTTCTAAAATGGATCCTCATTTAGAAGTATACGCGGATGAGATTGTGGACTTTAAAGATCGCATTCTTATTCCTGGACTCATTAATGCTCATATTCATAGTTGGCAAGCTGCTCTGCGATGTGCTGGAGCGGATTGGACTCTCTTAGAGTATCTTGCCAACGCCCATGCTGGACTTTCTTCAAAGTATAATCCGAAGGATATGTACATCGCTGCATTATTTTGTGCTCTAAATCAAATCAATTGTGGTACGACGACTATCGGTGATTGGTGCCATAACGCTCGTACGCCAACATATGCTGATCAGACGATTCAAGGGCTTGATGATTCAGGTATTCGTGCCGTGTATTTTAATGGAACGCCACATAGAATTAGGGAAGCGATTCACCCAATCCAAGAAATTGATCGATTGATGAGAATATTGAAAAATCATAAATTAATTTCTGTTGGAATGGCGATACCTGGACCGCAATATTCCAAGTTACACGTTGCCAAAACGGATTTGATTAATGCTAAAGACCGTGATATTATTGTTTCAATGCACCAGAGTGGAGGACTGCCTGGGGCAGCTTGGAAAGCTGTATTGGACGCAAATCTAATTGGGCCGCACGTTAACATTGTGCACGGCTGCGATTTGCCGGATGAATGGATCAGATTGTTTGTTCAGGCAGGAGCTACCTTTACCTCAACACCAGAGAATGAATTAAGTCAAGGACATGGCCTTCCTCTTACCGGTAGATTATTACGTTATGGCACAGCTCCTTCGATAGGAACAGATACTGATACTGTAGTTTCGGGAGAAGTCTTGGTAGCGGCACGGATTGCTCTTGCTCATCAACGTGGACAAGATCACCAACAAAGTCTCCAGGAAACGGGCCTTTTCTCTGCATCACCTACAATCACAAGCAAAGATGCTCTTTCATGGTTAACTGTAGAAGGCGCTCGAGCTCTTGGACTAGCGGACAGTGTTGGTCGTCTGGAGCCTGGTATGCAAGCGGATATCGTTGCTATCGATACCCGTAATTTGAATCTATGGCCAGCACACGATCCTGTTGCTACTGCACTTCAAGCAAACATGGCGAATATAGAAGCAGTAATGATTGCAGGTAGGTGGCGAAAACGTGAACATACTCTTATCGATGTAGATACAAGTAGCTTACGATCAAAACTTTTCGACTCCGGCCAGAGGCTTCTAGGGACGCTGCAATCACCTGGTATTGTAACGCGTCTTCGCCAGAAAGTAGTCAGAGAAGTATTAATGAAAAAGCTCAGAAAGAAAATTGAATCCTTGTAA
- a CDS encoding ankyrin repeat domain-containing protein — protein sequence MVKSFLLIIALFVMNCASDTVLIQKIKTGNTAYANQAIDSNSPEWNEGGEFSLTPLHYAAEYGHLELVKKLLDKGADINAKGGIYFATGGREGNETPLLLAIKYGHTEVAKYLVSKGANVNDRTYRKRSVTYMAWKYALMHSVQEKDKKQSLELLNYVNSLNTTLDSSRESLATEIVRGYVTFYSNTDVFKSYLSRNLNLNCCDRESAPLLFLSSSFKETDVKKRKLALELLDLILKTDIDLYLRHFTSDQSNRSGLLEIFEIKNEEAQKAKALIMAKFPNVEQPEPEWKTIPRNIVEGFGDLLFFWL from the coding sequence ATGGTAAAATCGTTTTTACTAATTATCGCGTTATTCGTTATGAATTGCGCATCTGATACGGTATTGATCCAAAAAATCAAGACTGGAAACACAGCCTATGCAAACCAGGCTATCGATTCAAATTCACCCGAATGGAATGAAGGAGGGGAGTTCTCCTTAACTCCGTTACATTATGCTGCTGAATACGGTCATTTAGAGCTCGTAAAAAAATTACTGGATAAAGGTGCTGATATAAATGCTAAAGGAGGGATTTACTTTGCTACCGGAGGTAGAGAAGGAAACGAAACACCTCTACTACTCGCAATTAAATACGGCCATACGGAAGTTGCAAAATATTTAGTTTCGAAAGGCGCGAATGTGAACGACAGAACATATCGAAAAAGGTCGGTCACATATATGGCATGGAAATATGCATTAATGCATTCCGTACAAGAGAAGGATAAGAAACAAAGTTTAGAACTTCTAAATTATGTAAATTCCTTGAATACCACGTTAGATTCTTCAAGGGAATCTTTGGCAACTGAGATTGTGCGCGGATATGTAACTTTTTATTCGAATACAGATGTCTTTAAATCATATCTTAGCCGGAATTTAAATTTAAATTGCTGTGATAGGGAATCAGCACCTCTTTTGTTTTTGAGTTCTAGTTTTAAGGAAACAGACGTAAAGAAACGGAAATTAGCATTAGAGTTGCTGGACTTGATACTAAAAACGGATATTGATCTCTATCTTCGTCACTTTACTAGCGACCAGTCTAACCGTTCAGGCCTTTTGGAGATTTTTGAGATCAAAAATGAAGAAGCTCAAAAAGCAAAAGCACTGATTATGGCAAAATTTCCGAACGTAGAACAGCCTGAGCCGGAATGGAAAACGATTCCTAGAAACATTGTAGAAGGATTTGGAGATCTACTTTTCTTTTGGCTTTGA
- a CDS encoding tetratricopeptide repeat protein, protein MYPSFVNLEILNNLFDKFFIRIKGYFEKNSFSRIAKDIRVVFGRVFFILISALILFYSVRGVLSDTYYIESISLPESIIKNGLSENEVSGRIILKLRLIQSEVTAIDSSDSEDIHKPIFRFNDAVASEDIKVFGVSLSSLKKVIRLLLNVQDKVISGSIVRRGNELEAKIHFPFSTETIDVKEKIINDDEIGCIDVLIEKLSEKILLKEQPATIGWYFLIRKDYLKANKVYEGYKNDYDMIVLKGYIALAKGHYSESLDYFSSAEQIDDREDYNLYFGKATAYMNSEDYKNAIIYFEKARQINDSDPRLFVNMGLCSKLIGHFDLAKDYFTQATMLKSNYASAYYNLGLLFKSNNKEEAKRYFNLAIKSKPNHVEAIKELNTMLDGHTR, encoded by the coding sequence ATGTATCCTTCTTTCGTAAATCTTGAAATACTTAATAACTTATTTGATAAATTCTTCATTAGAATAAAGGGATATTTCGAGAAAAATTCTTTCTCGAGAATAGCTAAAGATATTCGGGTAGTATTTGGAAGGGTTTTTTTTATTCTAATTTCTGCACTTATTCTTTTTTATTCAGTAAGAGGAGTCCTTAGTGACACTTACTACATTGAGTCGATTAGTCTGCCTGAATCTATCATTAAAAATGGATTAAGCGAAAATGAAGTTTCCGGTAGAATCATTTTGAAGCTCAGGTTAATCCAATCTGAGGTTACTGCTATCGATTCGTCCGACTCCGAAGATATTCATAAGCCTATTTTTCGATTTAATGATGCCGTGGCTTCGGAAGATATTAAGGTATTTGGGGTTTCTTTAAGTTCTTTAAAGAAAGTTATAAGGCTTCTGCTGAATGTTCAGGATAAAGTCATTTCCGGATCCATTGTCAGAAGAGGAAATGAGCTGGAAGCAAAGATCCATTTTCCATTTTCTACTGAAACCATTGACGTAAAAGAAAAGATTATTAATGACGATGAGATCGGTTGTATCGACGTTCTAATCGAGAAATTGTCTGAAAAAATATTACTAAAAGAACAGCCGGCGACTATCGGCTGGTATTTTTTGATTCGAAAAGATTACTTAAAGGCAAATAAAGTATATGAAGGTTATAAAAACGATTATGATATGATCGTTTTGAAGGGTTATATTGCTTTAGCTAAAGGTCATTACTCGGAAAGTCTTGATTATTTTTCTTCGGCGGAGCAGATTGATGATAGGGAGGACTATAATCTTTATTTCGGTAAGGCTACCGCTTATATGAATTCAGAAGATTATAAAAATGCTATTATCTATTTTGAGAAGGCAAGACAAATCAATGATTCGGATCCTAGGCTTTTCGTTAATATGGGGTTATGTTCAAAGTTAATTGGCCATTTCGATCTGGCAAAAGATTATTTTACCCAGGCTACTATGTTAAAAAGCAATTATGCTTCAGCCTATTATAATTTAGGCCTCTTATTCAAATCGAATAATAAAGAAGAAGCCAAAAGATATTTTAATTTGGCTATTAAATCTAAACCAAATCATGTTGAGGCTATAAAAGAATTGAATACAATGTTAGATGGGCATACTCGGTAG
- a CDS encoding LamG-like jellyroll fold domain-containing protein has protein sequence MPNIRSYPFLLLLLVTLSSQNCGTYLLANILLPSNENNGLESLAESIVGAMNVGLIHYWPLDGDANDRVGTLHLTAFGTVGPVLTFDHNNLPNGAYFYDGIDSWHDSGLGGEPILSGISSFTLSAWVKGKFKPSPGIIMGAGDGLGFQLADNSSCLQIRAYSTNGGTGVVSNLSPCRGYQDDVWYNVTLTWDLPNSRANLYIGNDLVDSRVYNPNRVPWTSGFPITLGYGTLGGGSQVVTIDEVRVYDRIVPPILFGF, from the coding sequence ATGCCTAATATTCGCTCTTACCCGTTTCTCTTACTGTTACTCGTAACTTTAAGTTCTCAAAATTGCGGAACGTATCTACTTGCCAATATACTTCTTCCATCGAATGAAAATAACGGCCTGGAAAGCCTCGCTGAATCAATCGTAGGCGCTATGAATGTCGGCCTCATCCACTATTGGCCCTTAGATGGGGATGCAAACGATAGAGTCGGGACATTACATCTAACGGCATTCGGAACGGTAGGACCTGTTCTTACTTTCGACCATAACAATTTGCCAAACGGCGCATACTTTTATGACGGCATAGATTCATGGCATGATTCCGGTCTGGGAGGAGAGCCTATTCTATCAGGAATTTCATCATTTACTCTTAGCGCCTGGGTAAAAGGAAAATTTAAACCCTCACCGGGAATCATTATGGGCGCAGGAGATGGCTTAGGATTCCAGCTAGCTGATAACTCATCATGCTTACAAATCAGAGCATATAGTACGAACGGAGGCACCGGCGTTGTCAGCAATCTCAGCCCTTGCAGGGGCTATCAGGATGATGTATGGTATAACGTAACTCTCACATGGGATCTTCCAAATAGTAGAGCCAACCTTTATATCGGAAACGATCTTGTAGACTCTAGAGTATACAATCCGAATAGGGTCCCTTGGACTTCAGGCTTTCCAATTACTTTAGGATACGGTACATTAGGCGGAGGATCTCAGGTAGTAACTATAGACGAAGTTAGGGTTTATGACAGAATTGTCCCCCCTATACTTTTTGGTTTTTAA
- a CDS encoding sulfite exporter TauE/SafE family protein, producing MLILGYVASFFMGASLGLIGAGGSILMVPILFYFFGQDATFATTNSLFVVGIAALVGAIIQAKKGDTNIKVGIYFAIPSFVGIYIARYLLLPFIPNILISDFGITLTKPLLVMIIFSIIMAFSSWVMIRSNNSSPREDTKLTTISPNIPSIGLKGFLVGIITGFVGAGGGFLIIPALVILLKLPIRKAVGTSLSIIAANSLFGFAISFRSVQTENCPLLLTICALGIAGMFLGQNLSSRMNERYLKSGFGYFTLVVASLILWDQGGRL from the coding sequence ATGCTGATCTTAGGATATGTAGCTTCTTTCTTTATGGGAGCCTCACTCGGACTAATTGGTGCAGGAGGTTCGATCTTGATGGTTCCCATTCTTTTCTATTTTTTTGGTCAGGATGCGACTTTTGCCACAACAAACTCACTCTTTGTTGTCGGAATAGCGGCTTTAGTCGGAGCAATCATCCAGGCAAAAAAGGGAGATACAAATATAAAAGTTGGAATATATTTCGCTATACCAAGCTTTGTCGGGATTTATATTGCGAGATACTTACTTCTCCCTTTCATTCCTAACATCTTAATTTCTGATTTTGGGATCACACTTACAAAACCTTTATTGGTAATGATCATTTTCTCCATCATAATGGCTTTTAGTTCTTGGGTTATGATCCGCTCTAATAATTCATCTCCGAGAGAAGACACTAAGCTCACCACAATATCTCCGAATATCCCATCGATTGGACTCAAAGGATTTTTAGTCGGGATAATCACCGGCTTTGTAGGAGCTGGCGGAGGATTTCTGATCATTCCTGCTCTCGTAATTCTACTCAAACTTCCGATCAGAAAGGCAGTAGGCACCTCACTTTCAATCATTGCAGCAAATTCTCTTTTCGGATTCGCAATCAGCTTCAGATCAGTGCAAACTGAAAATTGTCCGTTACTTCTAACTATCTGTGCTTTAGGAATTGCAGGAATGTTTTTAGGACAGAATCTTTCATCCAGAATGAATGAAAGATATCTAAAAAGCGGTTTTGGATATTTTACGTTAGTTGTAGCTTCCCTGATCCTATGGGACCAGGGAGGAAGGTTGTAG
- a CDS encoding DUF6691 family protein: MKYNIGALIVGLLFAIGLGLSGILQPANIIGFLDIFGKWNPTLLFTMAGAVGVHFITYRLIRKRKTPMFSKEWFIPTRQEITPALVIGSLIFGIGWGLGGYCPTVSVTTLASFETRPIIVFVSIIFGMLLFWFLDKKMNLKSRLE; this comes from the coding sequence ATGAAATATAATATTGGAGCCTTAATCGTAGGCTTACTATTCGCAATCGGCTTGGGACTATCCGGAATTTTACAACCTGCAAACATAATAGGGTTTCTAGATATATTCGGAAAATGGAATCCTACCCTACTTTTCACAATGGCAGGTGCAGTTGGAGTTCATTTTATCACTTACAGATTGATAAGAAAAAGAAAAACTCCAATGTTCTCAAAGGAATGGTTTATTCCAACTCGCCAAGAAATCACTCCTGCTTTGGTTATAGGAAGTTTAATTTTTGGAATTGGCTGGGGACTTGGAGGTTATTGCCCCACAGTTTCGGTCACTACTCTCGCAAGCTTTGAGACAAGACCGATAATCGTTTTCGTGAGTATCATCTTCGGAATGTTATTATTCTGGTTCCTGGATAAAAAAATGAATTTGAAAAGTAGATTAGAATAA
- a CDS encoding YeeE/YedE family protein: METEWVMGLAGGVVIGIAVSLMLLWNGRVTGVSSIVYGVLVPIKGDISWRWYFIVGLLLGGLSLKFTAPELLAAELQTKAWIGSLAGILVGFGAMLGGGCTSGHGVCGVSRVSPRSIVATIVFMAAGMAAVVLLRKTGLYI; the protein is encoded by the coding sequence ATGGAAACAGAATGGGTAATGGGTCTTGCAGGCGGAGTGGTGATTGGTATTGCAGTTTCTTTAATGCTTTTATGGAACGGAAGAGTAACCGGAGTCAGTAGCATTGTATACGGTGTATTGGTGCCTATCAAAGGTGATATATCCTGGAGATGGTATTTTATAGTCGGATTACTGCTGGGTGGTCTTTCTTTAAAATTTACAGCACCGGAACTTTTAGCTGCGGAACTTCAAACAAAAGCATGGATCGGCTCTTTAGCAGGGATACTCGTCGGATTCGGTGCAATGTTAGGAGGAGGTTGCACAAGTGGGCATGGAGTTTGTGGAGTCAGTAGAGTTTCTCCAAGATCCATTGTAGCGACAATCGTGTTCATGGCAGCTGGAATGGCAGCAGTAGTATTACTAAGAAAGACAGGTCTATATATATGA
- a CDS encoding MBL fold metallo-hydrolase — protein MKDILFYQLIEPQSSTYTYLIADQETKEAAIIDPVWETAERDLKLIRELGLYLMYILETHIHADHITGAAEIRKNTMAQTAVSALAEVDCADILLQDGRILSLGSKEIKAIATPGHTNACMSFLFEGMVFTGDSLLIRGTGRTDFQEGSSSKLYDSITKKIFSLPDETKVYPAHDYKGLTSTTVGLEKKLNPRIGGNRSKEEFQKIMEELQLTTPKKMHLALPANTGCGSLEIVRTMNPQSISGIPTVLNEDVFKKIGNVKIIDVRSPEEFHGELGHIRTSQLVTLGSDLTKFLETGDRFEEIIFVCRSGKRSRQATEESIRLGYKFTSNLAGGMVNWNEKYLPKE, from the coding sequence ATGAAAGACATTCTTTTTTACCAACTTATCGAACCACAATCCTCTACTTACACCTATCTGATCGCAGATCAGGAAACTAAGGAAGCCGCAATTATAGATCCGGTTTGGGAAACAGCGGAGAGAGATCTAAAGCTGATCAGAGAGCTTGGCTTGTATCTGATGTATATTTTAGAAACGCATATCCATGCGGATCATATCACGGGAGCTGCAGAAATTCGTAAAAATACCATGGCTCAAACTGCTGTAAGCGCATTAGCAGAAGTTGATTGTGCGGATATTCTACTCCAAGATGGGAGAATTCTATCGCTTGGAAGCAAAGAAATAAAAGCGATTGCCACTCCTGGACATACAAATGCCTGCATGAGTTTTCTATTTGAAGGAATGGTATTCACTGGGGATTCACTTCTGATCCGAGGTACAGGGAGAACAGACTTTCAGGAAGGATCATCTTCGAAACTATATGATAGTATCACCAAAAAAATATTCTCTCTTCCTGATGAAACCAAAGTTTATCCGGCACATGATTATAAAGGTTTAACCAGCACTACAGTTGGATTGGAAAAGAAATTAAATCCGAGGATCGGAGGAAATCGTTCCAAAGAAGAATTCCAAAAGATCATGGAAGAACTACAACTTACAACGCCCAAAAAGATGCACTTGGCTCTTCCTGCAAACACAGGATGTGGGAGTTTGGAAATCGTTAGAACAATGAATCCTCAAAGTATATCAGGAATTCCTACTGTTTTGAATGAGGACGTATTTAAGAAAATCGGAAATGTGAAAATTATAGATGTTCGTTCTCCGGAAGAATTCCACGGAGAGTTAGGCCATATTCGAACTTCTCAACTCGTAACGTTAGGATCTGATTTAACTAAATTTTTAGAAACAGGCGATCGTTTCGAAGAGATTATCTTTGTATGTCGTAGCGGAAAACGTTCCAGACAAGCGACAGAAGAAAGTATTCGTTTAGGTTATAAATTCACATCCAATTTGGCAGGAGGGATGGTGAATTGGAATGAGAAATACCTGCCTAAGGAGTAA